One genomic segment of Brevibacillus laterosporus LMG 15441 includes these proteins:
- the rnr gene encoding ribonuclease R — protein sequence MKDIDILSFMREQAYHPMTIHELEEAFGLQNSNDFKQLVKTLNQLEDNGEVVRTRANRYGIPEKMNLVRGRLQNHPKGFGFVIPETQGEEDVYVHSNDMQGAMHGDTVLVRVEKEAFGSRLEGKIVRIVERSTNTIVGTYQDERHYGFVIPDDKRIGKDIFIPQQAVNGAVDGHKVVVQIVKYAEGRGNPEGEITEILGHKNDPGVDILSIIRKFNLPEGFPDDVLAEAEAAPDRISDEEIKGRRDLRERMMVTIDGADAKDLDDAVSLEQLENGNVRLGVHIADVSYYVKGKSALDQEAYRRGTSVYLVDRVIPMIPHRLSNGICSLNPKVDRLTITCDMEFDAGANVVSYDIYLSVIRTNERMTYADVRSILVDQDQELREKYQELVPMFESMEELCLKLRKKRMQRGAIDFDFREAKIYVDAEGTPTDIGFRTRSIAEQIIEEFMLAANETVAEHFHKLKRPFIYRIHEDPKEEKLQNFMEFITSFGYSVRGKGTSVHPKALQQLLEEIKGTPEEVIISTVLLRSMKQARYDAESMGHFGLSTDYYTHFTSPIRRYPDLIVHRMIRLWLEKKQLDAKEEAYWIAEMPIIAEHTSQRERVAVDAERETDDLKKAEYMLQHIGEEFEGVISSVTSFGIFVELPNTIEGLVHVSYLTDDYYNYHEKMYALIGERTGKQYRIGDEVLVRVTTVNVDERTIDFEIVGMKKPSELRFNRSRQAKVINGNGRDKDRGGNRKQRRSKSYKDTGPAAAKRKHKQERNPGGQNTRGKDAQRRSTGKTEAGRFIALPGQENQEAVESKQKGFWEDFVSSKQKKKRKSVVKQAKRKRR from the coding sequence ATGAAAGATATAGATATCCTTTCCTTTATGAGGGAACAGGCGTATCATCCGATGACAATACATGAACTAGAAGAAGCGTTTGGCTTACAGAACTCAAACGATTTTAAGCAACTAGTAAAAACCTTGAATCAGCTTGAGGATAATGGGGAAGTTGTACGTACACGTGCAAACCGCTATGGGATTCCAGAAAAAATGAACTTGGTTCGCGGTAGGCTACAAAACCATCCTAAAGGGTTTGGCTTTGTCATTCCTGAGACTCAAGGCGAAGAGGATGTGTATGTGCACTCTAATGATATGCAGGGAGCAATGCACGGGGATACGGTATTAGTTCGAGTGGAAAAAGAAGCATTCGGAAGTCGGCTGGAGGGTAAAATCGTTCGGATAGTGGAACGTAGCACCAATACGATTGTCGGAACCTATCAGGATGAGCGCCACTACGGCTTTGTTATTCCAGATGACAAGCGGATTGGCAAAGATATCTTTATTCCACAGCAAGCAGTAAATGGGGCTGTAGATGGCCATAAAGTGGTTGTACAGATCGTTAAGTACGCAGAGGGTAGAGGAAACCCCGAAGGAGAAATAACCGAGATTCTAGGGCATAAAAACGATCCTGGGGTGGATATCCTTTCGATTATTAGAAAGTTTAACTTACCAGAGGGCTTTCCCGATGATGTGCTTGCAGAAGCGGAAGCGGCTCCAGATCGGATTTCGGATGAAGAGATAAAAGGTAGACGCGACCTGCGTGAGCGCATGATGGTTACGATTGATGGAGCAGATGCAAAGGATTTGGACGATGCCGTTTCTCTGGAGCAATTAGAGAATGGGAATGTGCGTCTAGGCGTTCACATTGCTGATGTAAGCTATTATGTCAAAGGAAAATCAGCGCTAGATCAGGAAGCTTACAGACGTGGTACAAGCGTGTATCTAGTGGATCGAGTCATTCCGATGATCCCACACCGATTATCAAACGGTATTTGTAGCTTAAATCCAAAAGTGGATCGGTTAACGATTACCTGTGATATGGAATTTGATGCAGGGGCTAATGTTGTTTCGTATGATATCTATTTAAGTGTAATTCGAACCAACGAGCGAATGACATATGCAGATGTGCGTAGTATTTTAGTGGATCAGGATCAGGAGTTACGTGAGAAATATCAGGAATTAGTCCCGATGTTTGAAAGCATGGAAGAGCTTTGTCTCAAATTGCGTAAAAAACGGATGCAGCGCGGGGCTATCGATTTTGATTTCCGTGAGGCTAAGATTTATGTAGACGCTGAAGGAACACCAACCGATATCGGCTTCCGCACGCGCTCCATAGCTGAGCAAATCATTGAAGAGTTCATGCTCGCAGCCAATGAAACAGTTGCAGAACACTTCCATAAGCTGAAGCGTCCTTTTATTTACCGGATTCATGAAGATCCAAAGGAAGAAAAGCTACAAAACTTCATGGAGTTCATCACTAGCTTTGGGTACAGCGTGCGCGGCAAGGGAACGTCGGTTCATCCAAAAGCGTTACAGCAGCTGTTGGAGGAAATCAAGGGGACACCAGAAGAAGTCATTATTAGTACGGTATTGCTTCGTTCCATGAAACAGGCACGTTACGATGCAGAAAGTATGGGACACTTTGGGCTATCTACCGATTATTACACGCATTTTACTTCGCCTATTCGCCGTTATCCGGATTTAATTGTGCACCGAATGATTCGTTTATGGTTAGAGAAAAAACAGCTTGATGCGAAGGAAGAAGCATATTGGATTGCTGAAATGCCAATCATCGCAGAGCATACTTCACAACGAGAACGCGTAGCAGTAGATGCCGAGCGTGAAACAGACGATCTGAAAAAAGCTGAGTACATGCTACAGCATATTGGCGAAGAGTTCGAGGGCGTGATTTCAAGTGTCACCTCCTTCGGTATCTTTGTAGAGCTGCCAAACACGATTGAGGGATTAGTCCACGTTAGCTATCTAACAGATGACTATTATAATTACCATGAAAAAATGTACGCTCTGATCGGAGAACGTACAGGAAAGCAGTATCGCATTGGCGACGAGGTTTTGGTCCGTGTAACTACTGTTAATGTTGACGAACGCACCATTGACTTTGAAATCGTAGGTATGAAAAAGCCAAGTGAGCTACGATTTAACAGGTCTCGTCAGGCAAAAGTGATTAATGGTAATGGCCGAGACAAAGATCGCGGTGGTAATCGAAAACAGCGTCGCTCGAAGTCTTATAAAGATACGGGTCCGGCGGCTGCGAAACGAAAGCATAAGCAGGAACGAAATCCAGGTGGTCAAAATACCCGTGGAAAAGATGCACAGCGTCGTTCAACTGGTAAAACAGAAGCGGGACGGTTTATCGCACTTCCAGGCCAAGAAAATCAGGAAGCAGTGGAATCCAAACAAAAGGGCTTTTGGGAGGATTTTGTAAGCTCCAAGCAAAAGAAAAAACGAAAATCCGTGGTAAAACAAGCGAAGCGTAAACGGAGATAA
- the secG gene encoding preprotein translocase subunit SecG — MLALLAKIFLIVSAIGLILVVLLQSGKSAGLSGAISGGAEQLVGKQKARGMDAVLGKITVVLAVLFMLSAILLAFFLQAK, encoded by the coding sequence ATGCTAGCTTTACTTGCAAAGATTTTCTTAATAGTTTCCGCTATCGGTTTAATTCTTGTCGTTCTTCTGCAATCCGGTAAAAGCGCCGGTCTTTCTGGAGCAATTAGCGGTGGGGCTGAACAACTTGTTGGTAAACAGAAAGCAAGAGGAATGGATGCTGTTTTAGGTAAAATCACAGTGGTTCTCGCTGTATTATTTATGCTATCCGCTATCTTGCTGGCATTCTTCCTTCAAGCAAAGTAA
- a CDS encoding c-type cytochrome has translation MAGSNFKKDVNQNDVVDSAKAFGFSFGILFLVFVLFLVASIIYPPKHGEEAKGGGAGGTTNINAEEIVKQKCTSCHGQNLEGMVGPALANIGSQLDEKAISDVIKNGKGTMPKGVLQDAKEISAVSKWLSEKK, from the coding sequence ATGGCTGGTTCAAACTTTAAGAAAGACGTGAATCAAAACGACGTAGTTGACTCGGCGAAAGCATTTGGGTTCTCTTTTGGTATCTTGTTCCTCGTTTTCGTACTGTTCCTCGTAGCCTCTATTATTTATCCGCCTAAACATGGCGAAGAAGCAAAGGGCGGCGGAGCTGGTGGAACTACCAATATCAATGCTGAAGAAATTGTTAAACAAAAATGTACATCCTGTCACGGTCAAAACCTGGAAGGCATGGTGGGTCCCGCACTTGCAAACATCGGCTCGCAGCTTGATGAAAAAGCGATAAGTGATGTCATCAAAAACGGTAAAGGTACTATGCCAAAAGGTGTTCTTCAAGACGCAAAGGAAATATCAGCAGTATCTAAATGGTTGTCTGAAAAGAAATAA
- the eno gene encoding phosphopyruvate hydratase: MTTIITDIYAREILDSRGNPTLEVEVYLEDGSMGRAAVPSGASTGAHEAVELRDGDKSRYLGKGVTKAVANVNDTIAPELIGMDATDQVGIDMTMIALDGTPNKAKLGANAILGVSMAVARAAATSLGVSLYNYMGGFNAKTLPVPMMNILNGGEHADNTVDIQEFMVMPVNAPSFKEALRMGSEIFHSLKKVLHDKGLNTAVGDEGGFAPNLKSNEEAITTILEAIKAAGYEAGKDVFIALDVAATEMFKDGKYHFTGEGVVKTTEEMVAFYEGLVSKYPIISIEDGLAEDDWEGWKLLTDRLGSKVQLVGDDLFVTNTERLMTGIEKDTANSILVKVNQIGTLTETFDAIEMAKRAGYTAVISHRSGETEDSTIADIAVATNAGQIKTGAPSRTDRVAKYNQLLRLEDELGETARYGGRAAFYNLKK, encoded by the coding sequence ATGACAACAATTATTACTGATATTTACGCTCGCGAAATTCTGGATTCCCGTGGTAACCCAACTCTAGAGGTAGAAGTATACTTGGAAGACGGTTCTATGGGCCGTGCAGCAGTTCCATCTGGTGCTTCCACTGGTGCACACGAAGCAGTTGAGCTTCGCGATGGTGACAAATCTCGTTACCTCGGTAAAGGTGTAACAAAAGCTGTTGCAAACGTAAACGATACAATCGCACCTGAGCTAATCGGTATGGACGCTACTGACCAAGTTGGTATCGACATGACAATGATCGCTTTAGACGGTACTCCAAACAAAGCAAAATTGGGTGCTAACGCTATCCTAGGCGTATCTATGGCAGTAGCTCGTGCAGCAGCTACTTCTCTAGGTGTTTCCTTGTACAACTACATGGGTGGATTCAACGCGAAAACTCTTCCAGTTCCTATGATGAACATCCTTAACGGTGGAGAGCACGCTGATAACACAGTAGATATTCAAGAATTCATGGTTATGCCAGTAAATGCTCCTTCTTTCAAAGAAGCTCTACGTATGGGTTCTGAAATCTTCCACTCCTTGAAAAAGGTTCTTCATGATAAAGGTCTTAACACAGCAGTAGGTGACGAAGGTGGTTTCGCTCCTAACTTGAAATCCAACGAAGAAGCGATCACTACAATCCTAGAAGCTATCAAAGCTGCTGGATACGAAGCTGGTAAAGACGTATTCATCGCTCTTGACGTAGCTGCTACTGAAATGTTCAAAGATGGCAAATACCACTTCACTGGTGAAGGCGTAGTAAAAACGACAGAAGAAATGGTTGCTTTCTATGAAGGACTAGTATCCAAATACCCAATCATCTCTATCGAGGATGGATTGGCTGAGGATGACTGGGAAGGTTGGAAGCTTCTAACTGACCGCTTAGGAAGCAAAGTTCAATTGGTTGGTGACGATTTGTTCGTAACAAACACAGAACGTCTAATGACTGGTATTGAAAAAGATACTGCTAACTCCATCTTGGTTAAAGTTAACCAAATCGGTACATTGACTGAGACTTTCGATGCAATCGAAATGGCTAAACGCGCTGGTTACACAGCAGTTATCTCTCACCGTTCTGGTGAAACAGAAGATTCCACAATCGCTGACATCGCGGTTGCAACTAACGCTGGTCAAATTAAAACAGGTGCTCCATCCCGTACAGACCGTGTTGCGAAATACAACCAATTGCTTCGTTTGGAAGATGAATTGGGTGAAACAGCTCGTTACGGTGGCCGTGCAGCATTCTACAACCTTAAAAAATAA
- the gpmI gene encoding 2,3-bisphosphoglycerate-independent phosphoglycerate mutase, protein MANRPKPVALIIMDGFGLRTNDYGNAVNQAKKPNYERLMNDYPNATLLASGLEVGLPEGQMGNSEVGHLNLGAGRIIYQDLTRITKSIKEGAFFENETLIAAFKHAKENNKKVHFFGLLSDGGVHSHINHLLALLELAKKENAEDVFVHGFLDGRDVAPDSAVTYIKEVQRKMDELGVGKIATVQGRYYAMDRDKRWERVEKAYRAMVYGDAPHYSDAIKAVKESYEKSVMDEFVMPAVMVDENDQPIGKVEDGDSVIFFNFRPDRAIQTSQAFTNEDFRGFDRGENYPKDLHFVCLTKFSESVDGYVAYKPTNLDNTLGEVLAQNNLKQLRIAETEKYPHVTFFFSGGREQEFPGETRILIPSPKVATYDLQPEMSAYELTDAVVKEIEEENFDTIILNFANCDMVGHSGMMEPTIKAVETVDACVGRVADAIIAKGGVAIITADHGNADWMLTEEGRPITSHSTNPVPVIVTKKGIELRPDGILADLSPTMLELLGVEQPAEMTGKSIIK, encoded by the coding sequence ATGGCTAACAGACCAAAACCAGTTGCGTTAATTATTATGGACGGGTTTGGTCTTCGCACGAATGATTACGGTAATGCTGTTAATCAAGCGAAAAAACCAAACTACGAGCGATTGATGAATGATTACCCGAATGCTACCTTGCTAGCTTCTGGTCTTGAAGTAGGTCTTCCAGAAGGACAAATGGGTAACTCCGAGGTAGGTCACTTGAATCTTGGTGCAGGACGCATCATTTATCAGGATCTTACTCGCATCACCAAGTCCATTAAAGAAGGCGCATTTTTTGAAAACGAAACATTGATCGCTGCTTTTAAGCATGCGAAAGAGAATAACAAAAAGGTTCACTTCTTTGGCTTATTGTCTGATGGCGGTGTTCATAGCCACATCAACCATCTACTTGCTCTGCTTGAGCTTGCAAAAAAGGAAAACGCAGAGGATGTATTTGTCCACGGATTCCTAGATGGTCGCGATGTAGCTCCTGATAGTGCCGTTACCTACATTAAAGAAGTACAACGTAAGATGGATGAGCTTGGGGTTGGTAAAATCGCGACTGTCCAAGGCCGTTATTACGCTATGGACCGTGATAAACGCTGGGAACGCGTTGAAAAGGCATACCGTGCTATGGTATATGGCGACGCCCCTCATTACTCTGATGCAATCAAGGCAGTAAAGGAATCCTATGAGAAATCTGTCATGGATGAATTCGTTATGCCTGCTGTAATGGTTGATGAGAATGACCAGCCGATTGGGAAAGTAGAAGACGGAGACTCAGTTATCTTCTTCAATTTCCGTCCTGACCGTGCTATCCAAACCTCTCAAGCGTTCACGAATGAGGATTTCCGTGGATTTGACCGTGGAGAGAATTATCCGAAAGACCTACACTTTGTATGCCTAACGAAATTCTCTGAGTCAGTCGATGGATATGTAGCCTACAAACCAACAAACCTAGATAACACGCTAGGTGAAGTGTTAGCTCAAAATAATCTGAAGCAATTGCGTATCGCGGAAACAGAAAAGTATCCGCATGTAACGTTCTTCTTCAGTGGTGGTCGTGAGCAGGAGTTCCCAGGTGAGACGCGTATTTTGATTCCTTCTCCAAAGGTAGCTACCTATGACCTACAACCAGAAATGAGCGCTTATGAACTAACCGACGCAGTAGTGAAGGAAATTGAAGAAGAAAACTTCGATACAATCATTCTTAACTTTGCAAACTGCGATATGGTTGGCCATTCAGGTATGATGGAGCCTACCATTAAAGCTGTTGAAACTGTTGATGCTTGCGTAGGTCGCGTAGCAGACGCTATTATTGCTAAGGGCGGAGTAGCTATCATCACAGCCGATCACGGAAACGCTGATTGGATGCTTACAGAAGAAGGCAGACCAATCACTTCTCATAGCACAAACCCTGTTCCAGTTATTGTGACCAAAAAAGGTATCGAACTGAGACCAGATGGTATTCTAGCTGATTTGTCTCCTACTATGTTGGAGCTATTAGGTGTAGAACAACCAGCCGAAATGACAGGAAAATCTATTATTAAATAA
- the tpiA gene encoding triose-phosphate isomerase, protein MRTPIIAGNWKMFKTIAEATTFASQLPKEDQAPQIEKVICAPFTNLPALAEQFKGTPYKLGAQNVHFEETGAFTGEISPLMLKELGVEYVIIGHSERRQYFNETDETVNKKAKAILAHGMKPIVCVGESLEEYEANTTENVVRTQTEAALSGLTAEQVKETVIAYEPIWAIGTGKSSTAENANKTIAFIRSVIAGAFDANTAAQVRIQYGGSVKPENVASYMGESDIDGALVGGASLTVEGYMGLVNGVQQ, encoded by the coding sequence ATGAGAACACCAATTATTGCTGGGAACTGGAAGATGTTCAAAACAATCGCGGAAGCAACTACGTTTGCCTCTCAATTACCAAAAGAGGATCAAGCTCCTCAAATTGAAAAAGTAATCTGCGCACCTTTCACAAACTTGCCAGCATTGGCTGAGCAATTCAAAGGTACTCCTTATAAATTAGGTGCTCAAAACGTGCATTTTGAAGAAACAGGTGCATTTACCGGTGAAATCAGCCCGCTAATGTTAAAAGAGCTAGGTGTTGAATACGTGATTATCGGACATTCCGAGCGTCGACAATACTTCAACGAAACAGACGAAACAGTGAACAAAAAAGCAAAAGCAATCCTTGCTCATGGTATGAAGCCAATTGTTTGCGTAGGGGAGTCCCTAGAAGAGTACGAGGCTAATACCACTGAAAACGTGGTTCGTACGCAAACAGAAGCTGCTCTTAGCGGTCTAACTGCTGAGCAAGTAAAAGAAACTGTAATTGCTTATGAGCCAATTTGGGCAATCGGTACAGGTAAATCTTCTACGGCTGAAAATGCTAATAAAACGATCGCTTTCATCCGCAGTGTAATTGCTGGTGCATTTGATGCTAACACAGCAGCTCAAGTACGCATTCAATACGGTGGTAGCGTGAAACCTGAAAATGTGGCAAGCTATATGGGTGAGTCCGACATTGATGGAGCACTAGTTGGCGGAGCGAGCCTAACTGTTGAAGGCTACATGGGCTTAGTCAACGGAGTACAACAGTAG
- a CDS encoding phosphoglycerate kinase, whose protein sequence is MNKKSIRDIELAGKRVFCRVDFNVPMQDGVITDDTRIRAAVPTIQYLIDNHAKVILASHFGRPKGEVVEEMRLTAVGEHLASLLGKPVKKLNDSIGAEVESAVQAMKEGDVILLENVRFHKGEEKNDPELAKSFASLADLFVNDAFGTAHRAHATTAGIAQHIPAVAGLLMEKEIQFMGGALSKPERPFTAIVGGAKVKDKIGVIENLLGKVDTLIIGGGMANTFIKAQGYNVGASLCEEDKLDLARTLMEQAKERNVNLLMPVDVVVADKFAADANTQVVSIDAIPEGWMALDIGPKTVANYRDAIVPSKTVVWNGPMGVFEMDAFASGTIAVANAMEECHGTTIIGGGDSVAAVEKAGVADKMTHISTGGGASLEFMEGKELPGVTALQDK, encoded by the coding sequence GTGAACAAAAAGTCCATTCGCGATATAGAATTAGCAGGTAAACGTGTGTTTTGTCGAGTAGATTTTAACGTCCCAATGCAAGATGGCGTAATTACAGACGACACGCGTATTCGTGCTGCTGTTCCAACTATTCAATATTTAATCGATAACCATGCTAAAGTCATTTTGGCTAGCCATTTCGGCCGTCCAAAAGGTGAAGTAGTGGAAGAAATGCGTCTTACTGCGGTAGGCGAACATCTAGCTTCTCTTCTTGGCAAACCCGTAAAAAAACTGAACGATTCAATTGGCGCAGAGGTTGAGTCTGCTGTTCAAGCGATGAAGGAAGGCGACGTAATCCTTCTTGAAAATGTTCGTTTCCATAAAGGGGAAGAAAAGAACGATCCTGAGCTAGCAAAAAGCTTTGCAAGCCTTGCTGACCTGTTTGTAAACGATGCATTTGGTACAGCTCATCGTGCACATGCAACGACTGCGGGTATCGCTCAGCACATTCCAGCAGTAGCTGGCTTGTTGATGGAAAAAGAGATTCAATTCATGGGTGGTGCTTTGTCCAAGCCTGAGCGTCCTTTCACAGCAATTGTGGGTGGAGCGAAAGTAAAAGACAAAATCGGCGTAATTGAAAATCTGTTGGGCAAAGTAGACACTTTGATCATCGGTGGCGGTATGGCTAACACTTTCATCAAAGCACAAGGTTACAATGTTGGAGCTTCCCTTTGTGAAGAAGATAAGCTGGATCTTGCTCGCACGTTGATGGAGCAAGCAAAAGAGCGCAATGTGAATCTGCTTATGCCAGTGGACGTAGTGGTTGCTGATAAATTTGCAGCAGATGCCAATACACAAGTGGTAAGCATTGACGCGATTCCAGAAGGGTGGATGGCCCTCGATATCGGACCAAAGACCGTGGCTAACTACCGTGATGCAATTGTTCCTTCTAAAACAGTAGTCTGGAACGGACCTATGGGTGTATTCGAAATGGATGCTTTTGCAAGTGGTACGATTGCTGTTGCTAACGCAATGGAAGAATGCCACGGCACAACAATCATCGGTGGTGGTGATTCTGTAGCGGCTGTAGAAAAAGCAGGTGTAGCAGATAAAATGACCCACATTTCTACTGGTGGTGGAGCTTCCCTTGAGTTCATGGAAGGTAAAGAGCTACCAGGCGTAACCGCATTGCAAGACAAGTAA
- the gap gene encoding type I glyceraldehyde-3-phosphate dehydrogenase, with product MVKVGINGFGRIGRNVFRAALNNPAVEIVAVNDLTDAVTLAHLLKYDTVHGKLNATVEVKGNSLIVNGKEVKVLAEREPAKLPWGELGVEIVVESTGRFTKREDAAKHLEGGAKKVVISAPATNEDITIVMGVNHEQYDPTAHTVISNASCTTNCLAPFAKVLNDKFGIVKGLMTTVHSYTNDQQILDLPHKDLRRARAAAENIIPTSTGAAKAVSLVLPELKGKLNGFAMRVPTPNVSVVDLVVETKTSTTVEEVNAALKEASEGALKGIMGYSEEPLVSCDYNGNPDSSSIDALSTMVMEGNMVKVVSWYDNESGYSNRVVDLCKYIAEKGL from the coding sequence ATGGTAAAAGTAGGAATTAACGGTTTTGGACGAATTGGACGTAACGTATTCCGTGCAGCTCTAAACAACCCAGCAGTTGAAATTGTTGCAGTAAATGACTTGACAGATGCAGTAACATTAGCGCATCTTTTGAAATATGACACTGTACATGGCAAATTGAATGCTACTGTTGAAGTAAAAGGAAACAGCCTAATTGTTAATGGCAAAGAAGTAAAAGTTCTAGCTGAGCGTGAACCTGCTAAATTGCCTTGGGGCGAGCTAGGTGTTGAAATCGTAGTTGAGTCTACTGGTCGTTTCACAAAACGTGAAGATGCTGCGAAACACCTTGAGGGTGGAGCTAAGAAAGTAGTTATCTCCGCACCTGCTACAAACGAAGATATCACAATCGTTATGGGTGTTAACCACGAACAATATGATCCAACAGCTCACACTGTAATCTCTAACGCTTCTTGCACAACAAACTGCTTGGCACCATTTGCAAAAGTATTGAACGACAAATTCGGAATCGTAAAAGGTCTGATGACTACTGTTCACTCTTACACAAATGACCAACAAATTCTTGACCTGCCACACAAAGACCTTCGTCGTGCTCGTGCAGCGGCTGAGAACATCATCCCAACTTCTACTGGTGCAGCGAAAGCCGTATCTTTGGTATTGCCTGAGTTGAAAGGTAAACTAAACGGTTTTGCAATGCGTGTACCAACTCCAAACGTGTCTGTAGTTGACCTAGTTGTTGAAACAAAAACTTCTACAACAGTTGAAGAAGTAAACGCAGCTCTTAAAGAAGCTTCCGAAGGCGCATTGAAAGGTATCATGGGATACTCTGAAGAGCCACTAGTTTCTTGCGACTATAATGGTAACCCTGATTCTTCTTCCATTGATGCTCTATCTACAATGGTAATGGAAGGCAACATGGTTAAAGTAGTTTCTTGGTATGATAACGAGTCTGGTTACTCCAACCGTGTAGTAGATCTTTGCAAATACATTGCTGAAAAAGGTCTGTAA
- a CDS encoding sugar-binding transcriptional regulator encodes MRTLLNIQNKLVPDLVQVLRKRYDLMQSIRHLQPVGRRALAQNLQTTERILRSEVELLKDMGLIHVSPIGMSCTEEGIQLLKEMDSMADELFGFNDLALQLQHILHIPKVIVVAGDVDVSEWGKKELGRVGARILKQVVQEGDVVAVTGGSTIVSVAEHVTPSSHFRDVQFVPARGGLGEKVEMQANTIASSLAAKSGGTYHLLHVPDRLSPDVVQSLLGEAQIAEVMQLLHKTRVVIHGIGDGMAMAMRRKYTEEELEVLRELGAVGEAFGYYFNAAGETIYKMPTIGLSLEDVKRADVVLSLGGGSSKAKAIMAFAKQACQTVLITDEGAARAILEEHRQSSATI; translated from the coding sequence ATGCGTACTTTATTAAATATCCAAAACAAGCTTGTTCCCGACCTCGTACAAGTATTGCGTAAACGATACGATCTTATGCAGTCGATTCGTCATTTGCAGCCTGTCGGTCGCAGGGCGTTAGCACAGAATTTACAAACGACTGAGCGCATCCTCAGGTCCGAAGTAGAGCTCCTCAAAGATATGGGCTTAATTCACGTCAGCCCGATTGGTATGAGCTGTACGGAAGAGGGAATCCAGCTTTTAAAAGAGATGGATTCTATGGCAGATGAACTGTTCGGCTTTAACGACCTTGCTCTACAATTACAACACATCTTACATATTCCTAAAGTAATTGTGGTTGCTGGTGACGTGGACGTATCGGAATGGGGTAAAAAGGAATTGGGACGAGTAGGAGCCCGGATATTAAAACAAGTAGTTCAAGAAGGTGACGTGGTTGCTGTTACAGGTGGGTCCACGATTGTATCGGTAGCTGAGCATGTTACTCCTTCCTCGCATTTTCGTGATGTACAATTTGTGCCAGCGCGTGGTGGACTTGGGGAAAAGGTAGAAATGCAGGCTAATACGATTGCTTCTTCTCTTGCTGCAAAGTCAGGTGGAACCTATCATCTATTGCATGTGCCTGATCGTTTAAGCCCTGATGTAGTTCAATCCTTATTGGGAGAAGCACAGATTGCCGAGGTTATGCAACTGCTTCACAAAACTAGGGTGGTTATACATGGAATTGGTGATGGAATGGCCATGGCTATGCGACGTAAGTACACAGAAGAAGAGCTTGAAGTACTACGAGAGCTTGGGGCTGTTGGTGAAGCATTTGGATATTACTTTAATGCGGCAGGAGAAACTATCTATAAAATGCCGACCATTGGCTTGTCCCTAGAAGACGTGAAGCGAGCTGATGTAGTTTTATCCTTAGGTGGAGGCAGTAGCAAAGCAAAAGCAATCATGGCCTTTGCCAAACAAGCATGCCAAACTGTTTTAATTACCGATGAAGGTGCGGCTCGAGCCATTTTGGAAGAGCATCGTCAATCCTCTGCTACAATCTAA
- a CDS encoding glutaredoxin family protein → MASEESKRLQSDHIEMILYGRPGCHLCDDVEEHIRRLAEEFPITYKVVDITLDMRLEEKYMFTIPVVEINGLEAFVSVDSVVTEEELRLYLQEKMGKCE, encoded by the coding sequence ATGGCTAGCGAAGAAAGCAAACGATTACAATCAGATCATATTGAAATGATTTTATATGGTAGGCCCGGCTGTCACTTGTGTGATGATGTTGAGGAGCATATCAGACGATTAGCTGAGGAATTTCCGATCACGTATAAAGTTGTCGACATTACTCTAGATATGCGATTAGAGGAAAAGTACATGTTTACGATTCCCGTAGTTGAAATTAACGGGCTAGAAGCCTTTGTATCTGTAGACTCGGTTGTTACCGAGGAGGAATTACGCCTATATTTGCAAGAAAAAATGGGTAAATGTGAATAA